The Plasmodium malariae genome assembly, contig: PmUG01_00_26, whole genome shotgun sequence genome has a window encoding:
- the PmUG01_00049500 gene encoding fam-m protein: MEQNIKLILYVKIAAFILLTWICHFNNYKLSFNKYFDEDYNIGRKIYIRNSRLLAKTKQELNLNGLSLKKDKPISAKREKGNNKKSNRKSLNNARYYTEVVDYNNSMFDGKHFHFEKKWIKKKDYDTFAEKNRRIYDIVLKKTMFRSYGFGVALFFFLFILGIGYALLEGFKLLESAGENFIKLFSEEMAKTAGPYVFPILFGVLTVVLSIIIITVIPKILKNNEKYIKIKLISE, translated from the exons AtggaacaaaatattaaattaattttatatgtcaAAATTGCTGCTTTTATCCTATTAACGTGGATATGCCATTTTAACAATTATAag ctttcttttaacaaatattttgatGAGGATTACAACATTggtagaaaaatatatataagaaattcTAGATTATTAGCAAAAACTAAGCAAGAATTGAATTTAAATGGTTTAAGCTTGAAAAAAGATAAACCAATTAGTGCAAAGCgggaaaaaggaaataacaaaaaatcgAATAGAAAATCATTAAATAATGCCAGATACTATACAGAAGTTGtggattataataatagcatgtttgatggaaaacatttccattttgaaaaaaaatggattaagaaaaaagattatGATACTTTTGCTGAAAAAAATAGGAGAATTTATGAtatagttttaaaaaaaacaatgttTAGAAGTTACGGATTTGGAGTtgctctatttttttttttattcatcttGGGAATAGGATATGCCTTATTAGAAGGATTTAAATTGCTTGAATCTGCAGGAGAAAATTTCATAAAGTTATTTTCTGAGGAAATGGCTAAAACAGCAGGACCCTATGTTTTTCCTATATTATTTGGCGTACTTACTGTTGTATTGtctatcattattataactGTGATTCCTAAgattctaaaaaataatgaaaaatatataaaaattaagttgaTTTCTGAGTAA